Proteins encoded by one window of Xenopus tropicalis strain Nigerian chromosome 6, UCB_Xtro_10.0, whole genome shotgun sequence:
- the MGC64513 gene encoding uncharacterized protein LOC100170489 isoform X1, protein MASWLPLLLLLGALAVSNVLEAAQVRSSCPNGWFFYKANCYGYFRYPLSWSEAEYDCQAYGHGAHLASILDSAEADIIASHIAAYQTNQPVWIGLHDPEQNGRWKWNDGSMYNYRSWLPGQPDNSNSAEYCGEMSCRERFLKWNDSNCKAAKQYVCKFKP, encoded by the exons ATGGCTTCTTGGCTTCCACTGCTGCTGCTTCTCGGTGCTCTGGCCGTTAGTAACGTGCTGGAAG CTGCCCAGGTCCGTTCCAGTTGCCCCAATGGATGGTTCTTTTACAAGGCAAATTGTTATGGGTATTTCCGCTACCCCCTAAGCTGGTCTGAGGCTGAG TACGACTGCCAGGCATATGGACACGGGGCTCACTTGGCCTCCATACTGGACTCTGCCGAGGCCGACATCATTGCTTCTCATATCGCCGCCTACCAGACCAACCAACCAGTGTGGATCGGTCTCCATGACCCTGAGCag AATGGCCGCTGGAAGTGGAACGATGGCTCCATGTACAACTACCGCTCATGGCTCCCCGGGCAACCGGACAATAGCAACTCGGCCGAGTACTGCGGGGAGATGTCCTGCAGGGAGA GGTTCCTTAAGTGGAATGACAGTAACTGCAAGGCAGCCAAACAATATGTGTGCAAGTTCAAGCCTTAG